In a genomic window of Besnoitia besnoiti strain Bb-Ger1 chromosome XI, whole genome shotgun sequence:
- a CDS encoding hypothetical protein (encoded by transcript BESB_021740): MRRALASCVVMAGNSRPAVRSDLQEVAGTVESSHPQAPTSFFSAAYSRVFGRLAPLRSEAADAGELSPARGAVCDCPKMEAGAAPSLPHSSTSWRNVKVVCGFLALLGATALLGIAAAAMHSVMGDYYFTQGTVGGLMHHKLTPVVLALRASLLVRFLSTLFFVFVVAATVLTALSELAALGLFPGSPAIDYLRRHFAGSALEPMSSYSLIDAPQPADLGIRSTSGQTPGGASSEDDDSNRAVLTATRRERRAAAQGPLRSASPPESFQEQTGLQEESAVSTSVWWKPLHQSLKRLLSSLLFLLGYRVQRCCPADAAASRRSQSGDRRQRYGGATSSGCAAAAGELTEEEAGSAVEADAVSTTCNDDSKQARRTLKAERSRAGVRRRVGKKSDIEKDSLDSARLTNAGRQKKPAFDGDWLVVDRDDRGTMQA; this comes from the coding sequence ATGCGACGGGCGTTGGCGTCTTGCGTGGTCATGGCTGGCAACAGTCGTCCTGCGGTCCGTTCGGACCTGCAGGAAGTTGCAGGCACGGTGGAGTCTTCGCACCCCCAGGCTCCCACATCGTTTTTCAGTGCAGCTTACTCACGGGTCTTTGGACGCCTTGCGCCACTGCGCTCGGAGGCAGCTGATGCTGGCGAATTGTCGCCTGCTCGGGGTGCTGTGTGCGACTGCCCTAAGATggaggccggcgcagctccttctctgcctcaTTCGTCGACCTCCTGGAGGAATGTCAAAGTGGTGTGCGGCTTCTTGGCTCTTCTGGGGGCGACTGCCTTACTGGGtatcgccgccgcagctatGCATAGTGTCATGGGCGACTACTACTTTACTCAAGGCACCGTCGGCGGGCTCATGCACCACAAGCTCACacccgtcgtcctcgctctccgaGCCTCACTCCTTGTCCGTTTCTTATCAACTCTCTTTTTTGTCTTTGTCGTTGCAGCTACAGTCCTGACTGCATTATCCGAGTTAGCGGCCCTGGGGTTGTTCCCTGGGAGCCCTGCGATCGATTACCTCAGACGGCATTTTGCTGGTTCTGCGCTTGAGCCCATGTCCTCTTATTCGCTGATCGATGCGCCACAGCCTGCAGACCTCGGCATTCGCTCGACATCCGGCCAAAcgcctggcggcgcctccagtgAGGACGACGATAGTAACAGAGCTGTCTTGACAGCCACTCGCCGTGAACGGAGGGCCGCGGCTCAAGGACCTTTACGCTCAGCCTCACCACCTGAGTCTTTCCAGGAGCAAACCGGGCTTCAAGAAGAGAGTGCCGTTTCGACTTCGGTGTGGTGGAAACCTCTTCATCAGAGTCTGAAAAGGTTGCTTTCGAGCTTGCTTTTCTTGCTGGGCTACAGAGTTCAGAGATGCTgccccgcggacgccgctgccAGTCGCCGTTCGCAGAGCGGCGATCGCCGTCAGAGGTATGGGGGTGCGACCTCTTCTGgttgcgcggctgcggccggggAGCTGactgaggaggaagcgggcTCTGCGGTCGAGGCTGACGCTGTCTCGACAACCTGTAACGATGACTcgaagcaggcgaggcggactCTCAAAGCGGAGCGGTCAAGAGCCGGAGTCAGACGGCGTGTAGGCAAGAAGTCAGACATCGAGAAAGATTCACTCGATTCGGCGCGACTAACGAACGCggggagacagaagaaacCCGCGTTTGACGGCGACTGGCTTGTGGTGGATAGAGACGACCGCGGCACGATGCAGGCTTGA
- a CDS encoding hypothetical protein (encoded by transcript BESB_021750), producing the protein MRDSITAVVTTHDLLPGGKYILTVRGNVTVRDKFDQPLQASTLAFRMDRLQPTAQLVLPRQSRVWFIDDPYLRRQLRERNELQLGTAVQFGDYRQLAGTTSSTEDTETRQVITSDFGACLLSNPEACLTALFDDVITERQTKGSRNGDQVPASTPFPDPRLVYSYGDQDSPETAGFSTPLIQPLLFQRFTTTSLFLVTVKSKEPFQPYMSTSHFLWGVSRFLARYTPTVMPEEEQNPALLVQALDLETAYPLNRSKVYVYGKSRGAPVVALGTGITDVRGFALVPVSRPTATMRLILVVAPDGYGPPFVSEVFGVPDVWIVKKNTESVIKQGSSPPYSVLRLHNGGVVRQKDLSFVLLSDRGTYRPGESIQLYGFLSLMRDVGGSGSKATTLVHQAFGLKPADVKIWLQLTWRTKEGRGGAPFRVNHGKAGDELFEGGASGDSETEESPGAGASRGEASTGGIAVCSNIVTGLDEFGSFVAAVEVPTDVEHNQPAVIDVGVFERGRLKQENAIVDDACMKRSKRILRKEILIEPTIISMPNIVVSAPRRTSVFLTDVTVPPFVRCDDQLLVKGLVKNHDGVQLNGQQVRLRFTFEVPAFLRMRLGSRAGWWTVKTEQKHTLISVVSRATGRVRIEAAAWTRSSGSFAVSLDLSKLLWVAENRAPCPLHLAQGTPIEVEVECQGLRMELRAPFKEVTTVANTPLSIGAFETSITPILPGVPFVVTTRVVPRPRVKAAESIQRSVVLEVFRIDPQSPLPVPEGMSWEERMMNPGLASCPVGYLPLAADGTVEVKELAKQPAATLVQRCDGMRDCYVKLPVDAAQYLFIATLTTDQATGRETHCEFFQANHRTLASQHITLKVRTHRDAYTIGDTVRLRFFNPFNEGSSIRPTRPRDAAAGSEDNTELSEDGGIVEANVSIVWNTPSLHRHSRMVPFHRMDAVEISAGRVPKDCPASCSFMLFITMPMSSQPLPLMQLDLSDNALYPSSIISQNPIAHKHGPFYVKQEVKVVVTHPLRQLQIPKNAITLRVLDSRGEPAKTFDKKERVTVQLLVHKGRLAISMQAKSRGQDRASRSSRRQGRSISIRSVRRTSASVASARDFGIDGESSKPLIDNVEEEEVIDLDEWPFTLQGHVLLTVVDKRFLDIRAVPLVPLADKLQKAAAAEQQRGPGFVTRVWNSSLDRACSYEGFQFINQVKERRRSSDPWFEELPWPISPEHFFNMTYSKEYLDDTAAYDMYAWPLTGVFRPKHVSGLNKVRISQRGLFMAEWQKAVKQQESGQADPQNPVWDVSPDATLKSAEQDDEEVADLGEDGISLAEEDQAAPYELRFLPRAEPVIGWRTVELTDVGGGLLEGSLELELPNEAAAHVVRAYSTVVATPQLPRAEQGRTGVGLSVKEADSAAANASTGTQTTGVTLQDGQERSDTDPAAEGSHAGTTLMVDSREQIIHVRKSVAVHGYAPPSMRLQDVAMIGVTLDGGSNMVGKEVVVTLVSTTLLTPLTSLTPRTQRVRIDGPTQVVLFPVAADRRLGTAKASFAVSIEMANNRLTPLKGSFSDLLSLASVSSWGASSDRTDTSTSDSRTNASFPGRRFKQRNTVKVTIEVLPNLRRVAAASLLPVQALNIPLDDPRVAALGRKPQGGVPIPREVVPGLGEFRVSAGTTGLAAILYKLREVIQTKLVVHKESYGIDRLQRPYTGSDLLIILFGEALMRKAYGFEDLEVNGAADRARLLLPGFYPGSKTNGFLSGLSDSLKGANARVSLTLTMLAVFVGDLDVAKSLKSRRKKFVAAVNRYIRLLATRWNQEGKKELTLLEYVGPSLIGTLRFVLGSAHKFGLDPEHEDALSMDSLLPHAETMRADACNKLPARILWALAIMKREGSGAEMHSVAYRCVRAMLARFRRSGIRGYIALDVGTDEPTTNTVHSLMLLLLTSSREWTRQYSDEIQRLMVYLYGGGRKPPRVFAGAGLSRWSLALLFMALEQWDRQLRGLGEQSVMMEVQAREPSEIDGVPLIDDSFGADRRGPTERVIGWKELEKKIVDRRADRSADSDVLARPTAAHVVVLAIGRGMAFVSTFSDFVPSRPLLYPSYEGCLVQKRYHLFDSHQGYCKDQPTLVVRSGDRVCVSITVTFKSPAKLLTVRDLLPAGLEPLDDAAEGFFSQSLSLMEHDQSSHSDVSTTFLEGQCRKRISGQSLEWVCQSLCPGTHNFAVLALANIPGFYAVSLANAVVHVASRHSLAAGQAEHMNIPRTLLGTSGAAEKAFAVLPLNYRSEDEFGNKGEENPFTAAGLPTVRVCLSAPALIASSGIG; encoded by the exons ATGAGAGACAGTATCACCGCTGTCGTTACCACTCACGATCTCCTTCCTGGCGGGAAGTATATTTTGACGGTTCGAGGAAACGTGACAGTTCGGGATAAATTCGACCAGCCGCTTCAAGCTTCCACGCTTGCTTTCCGCATGGACAGGCTCCAGCCTACTGCTCAGTTGGTTCTGCCGAGACAGTCTCGTGTGTGGTTCATCGACGACCCCTATCTACGACGTCAACTTAGAGAGCGAAACGAACTTCAATTGGGCACTGCCGTGCAGTTTGGTGACTACCGACAGCTGGCCGGAACCACATCGTCAACCGAAGACACAGAGACACGACAAGTCATCACTAGTGATTTCGGGGCTTGCCTGTTAAGTAATCCGGAGGCTTGCCTGACTGCTCTTTTCGACGACGTCATAACCGAGCGACAGACGAAAGG CAGCCGCAATGGGGACCAGGTCCCCGCTTCCACGCCGTTTCCAGATCCGCGTCTTGTGTATTCATATGGAGACCAAGATTCACCGGAAACTGCGGGTTTCAGCACCCCCCTTATTCAGCCGCTGCTTTTCCAGAGGTTCACAACTACGTCCCTCTTTTTAGTGACTGTAAAAAGTAAAGAGCCGTTTCAGCCGTACATGTCGACATCACATTTCCTGTGGGGAGTTTCTCGATTTCTAGCTCGGTACACTCCCACAGTAATGCCTGAGGAAGAACAAAATCCAGCGTTACTTGTTCAAGCCCTTGATCTGGAAACGGCCTATCCCTTGAATCGCTCGAAAGTCTACGTCTACGGTAAATCGCGAGGGGCGCCTGTCGTTGCCCTTGGCACAGGCATTACTGATGTGCGGGGATTCGCTCTGGTTCCTGTTTCGAGACCCACAGCGACAATGAGACTGATCTTAGTCGTAGCGCCGGATGGTTATGGTCCGCCCTTCGTGAGCGAGGTGTTTGGAGTACCTGATGTCTGGATCGTGAAAAAAAACACCGAGTCAGTAATCAAACAGGGCAGTTCCCCGCCATACTCGGTACTGCGGCTGCATAATGGGGGTGTTGTCCGGCAAAAAGACCTGTCTTTCGTTTTGCTGAGCGACCGGGGTACCTATCGCCCAGGAGAGTCCATCCAGCTGTACGGGTTCTTGTCTCTTATGCGCGACGTCGGCGGGAGCGGATCAAAGGCGACTACTCTTGTTCATCAAGCATTTGGATTGAAGCCAGCAGATGTGAAAATATGGCTGCAATTGACGTGGCGTACTAAAGAAGGACGAGGCGGTGCCCCGTTCCGTGTGAACCATGGAAAGGCAGGAGATGAGTTGTTTGAAGGGGGCGCTTCTGGGGACAGTGAAACAGAAGAGTCACCAGGAGCGGGTGCCTCAAGAGGCGAAGCTAGCACCGGCGGTATCGCGGTGTGCTCTAACATTGTGACTGGGCTTGACGAATTCGGTAGTTTTGTGGCGGCGGTGGAAGTCCCTACCGATGTCGAGCATAATCAGCCAGCCGTTATTGATGTGGGCGTAttcgagagaggaaggctgAAACAGGAAAATGCCATTGTGGACGATGCGTGCATGAAGCGCAGTAAACGCATATTGCGGAAGGAGATTCTGATTGAGCCCACCATCATATCGATGCCAAATATTGTTGTTTCCGCGCCACGGCGTACAAGCGTGTTCCTTACTGATGTTACGGTGCCGCCGTTCGTACGTTGTGATGACCAGCTACTCGTTAAAGGGCTGGTGAAAAACCACGATGGAGTGCAGCTCAACGGCCAGCAGGTGCGGCTCCGTTTCACATTCGAGGTGCCGGCATTTCTACGCATGCGGCTAGGGAGCCGTGCTGGCTGGTGGACTGTCAAGACCGAACAGAAGCACACGTTGATCTCGGTTGTTTCACGCGCGACAGGGCGCGTTCGCATTGAGGCCGCAGCGTGGACTCGATCATCGGGGAGCTTTGCCGTTAGTTTGGACCTTTCTAAACTGCTCTGGGTGGCTGAAAACCGAGCGCCGTGCCCACTTCACCTTGCCCAAGGCACTCCGATCGAGGTGGAGGTCGAGTGCCAGGGGCTTAGGATGGAACTCCGAGCTCCTTTCAAGGAGGTAACCACTGTGGCTAACACACCGCTGAGCATTGGCGCGTTCGAAACCTCCATAACCCCTATTCTTCCAGGTGTGCCGTTTGTGGTGACTACTCGAGTCGTGCCTCGCCCACGCgtgaaggcagcggagagcaTTCAGCGAAGTGTTGTTTTAGAGGTCTTCCGAATCGATCCCCAGTCGCCACTGCCTGTACCAGAGGGTATGTCGTGGGAAGAGAGAATGATGAACCCCGGGCTGGCAAGCTGTCCAGTCGGATATCTCCCCTTGGCGGCGGATGGAACTGTGGAAGTGAAGGAGCTCGCGAAACAGCCAGCGGCCACGCTCGTGCAACGGTGCGACGGCATGAGGGACTGCTACGTTAAATTGCCAGTTGATGCTGCTCAATACCTTTTCATCGCCACTCTCACGACTGATCAGGCAACCGGCAGGGAGACGCATTGCGAGTTTTTCCAAGCTAATCATCGAACCCTGGCTTCCCAGCATATCACATTGAAG GTCCGCACTCACAGGGACGCGTACACAATAGGCGACACGGTTCGCCTGCGCTTTTTCAACCCGTTCAACGAGGGATCATCTATTCGACCGACGCGACCTCgggacgcagcagcaggttCAGAGGACAACACTGAGTTATCTGAGGACGGAGGTATTGTTGAGGCTAACGTTTCGATCGTATGGAATACCCCATCGCTTCATCGTCATTCCAGAATGGTCCCGTTCCACAGGATGGATGCCGTCGAAATATCGGCAGGGCGCGTTCCCAAGGACTGCCCGGCTTCTTGCAGCTTCATGCTCTTCATCACTATGCCCATGTCTTCacagccgctgcctctcaTGCAACTCGACCTTAGCGATAACGCCCTTTATCCGAGCAGTATAATTTCACAGAATCCGATTGCTCACAAGCATGGCCCTTTCTACGTGAAGCAAGAGGTCAAAGTGGTAGTAACGCATCCGCTTCGACAACTCCAGATTCCGAAAAACGCCATTACTCTGCGCGTACTTGATTCCCGCGGAGAGCCAGCGAAGACGTTCGACAAGAAAGAACGCGTAACGGTACAGCTACTGGTGCACAAAGGCAGGCTCGCGATCAGTATGCAGGCAAAATCACGCGGGCAAGACCGGGCCAGCAGGTCCAGCAGGCGACAGGGGAGGAGCATCTCAATACGGTCCGTGAGGCGCACGTCGGCGAGTGTTGCCTCGGCGCGAGACTTCGGAATTGATGGTGAGTCCTCGAAACCTCTGATTGACAacgtcgaggaagaagaagtgATCGATCTCGACGAATGGCCGTTTACATTACAAGGCCATGTTCTTCTAACAGTGGTCGACAAACGCTTCCTAGACATTCGTGCTGTACCCCTTGTTCCACTGGCTGACAAACTACAaaaggcggcagccgcggagcaACAGCGTGGGCCTGGATTTGTCACACGTGTATGGAACTCGTCCCTTGATCGAGCATGCAGCTACGAGGGTTTCCAGTTCATCAATCAGGTTAAAGAACGACGGCGCTCCTCCGACCCGTGGTTCGAGGAGCTGCCATGGCCTATCTCGCCAGAACACTTCTTCAACATGACCTACAGCAAGGAGTATCTAGATGACACCGCGGCTTACGATATGTATGCATGGCCTCTAACAGGAGTGTTTCGCCCAAAGCACGTGTCTGGCTTGAATAAAGTGCGCATAAGTCAAAGAGGCCTGTTTATGGCTGAATGGCAAAAAGCTGTCAAACAACAGGAGTCGGGCCAGGCTGATCCGCAGAATCCGGTATGGGATGTCAGCCCTGACGCAACATTAAAATCAGCAGAGCAAGATGACGAAGAAGTCGCAGATCTGGGGGAAGATGGTATCTCACTTGCGGAAGAAGATCAAGCTGCACCCTATGAGCTCCGATTTCTTCCTCGAGCAGAGCCTGTTATAGGATGGCGCACAGTGGAACTTACGGACGTAGGGGGTGGCCTACTTGAAGGTTCACTCGAGCTGGAACTCCCCAACGAGGCGGCTGCTCACGTCGTGAGAGCCTATAGCACTGTGGTCGCCACCCCTCAACTACCACGTGCCGAGCAGGGTCGCACTGGGGTTGGGCTGTCTGTTAAGGAGGCTgacagcgcggcggcaaaCGCTTCTACAGGAACTCAGACAACAGGTGTGACGCTACAAGACGGTCAGGAACGTTCCGACACCGACCCTGCTGCAGAAGGGAGCCATGCAGGGACTACGCTTATGGTGGATTCGCGGGAACAGATAATTCATGTTCGAAAGTCTGTGGCTGTCCATGGTTATGCGCCGCCGTCTATGCGTTTACAGGACGTCGCTATGATTGGCGTCACACTCGATGGTGGCTCCAACATGGTCGGGAAGGAGGTGGTGGTAACACTCGTATCAACTACTCTTTTGACGCCGTTGACGTCGCTGACACCACGAACGCAACGGGTTCGCATCGATGGCCCCACACAAGTGGTGCTTTTTCCTGTTGCTGCGGACCGGCGGCTTGGCACAGCGAAAGCCAGCTTTGCTGTTTCCATCGAGATGGCCAACAATCGCCTAACTCCGCTGAAAGGCTCTTTTTCAGACCTTTTGTCATTGGCATCTGTCTCGTCGTGGGGTGCGTCGTCTGATCGCACCGATACGTCGACCAGCGATAGTCGGACCAATGCCTCATTTCCGGGAAGACGTTTCAAGCAACGGAACACTGTGAAGGTGACGATCGAGGTGCTACCAAATCTGCGCCGTGTAGCGGCGGCGTCGTTACTCCCGGTCCAAGCACTTAATATACCCCTTGATGATCCTCGGGTTGCAGCGCTGGGCAGGAAACCTCAGGGTGGGGTGCCGATACCACGGGAGGTGGTCCCTGGACTGGGAGAATTCCGGGTGTCGGCGGGAACAACGGGCTTGGCAGCAATCCTCTACAAGCTACGCGAAGTTATCCAGACCAAGCTCGTTGTGCACAAGGAAAGCTATGGAATTGACAGGCTTCAGCGACCCTACACTGGAAGTGACCTTTTGATCATCCTCTTCGGTGAAGCACTGATGCGGAAAGCGTATGGGTTTGAGGATCTCGAAGTGAATGGTGCTGCTGACCGTGCTCGGTTGCTTCTCCCTGGTTTCTACCCAGGAAGTAAAACTAACGGGTTCTTGTCGGGCCTTTCGGATTCCCTGAAGGGAGCAAACGCACGCGTCAGCCTGACGTTGACGATGCTGGCTGTGTTCGTGGGGGATTTGGATGTGGCAAAGTCACTCAAATCTCGAAGGAAGAAATTCGTCGCGGCGGTGAACCGATATATCCGGCTTTTGGCGACCAGGTGGAACCAAGAGGGCAAGAAGGAATTAACGCTTTTAGAATACGTTGGCCCGTCTTTGATCGGAACACTTCGTTTCGTCCTGGGGTCTGCTCACAAGTTTGGCCTCGATCCCGAGCACGAGGATGCGCTTTCAATGGATAGCTTACTACCACATGCGGAGACAATGAGAGCCGATGCTTGCAACAAGCTTCCCGCCCGCATTCTCTGGGCACTTGCTATAATGAAGAGAGAAGGTTCAGGAGCGGAGATGCATTCAGTCGCATACAGATGCGTCCGCGCCATGCTTGCTCGCTTTCGGCGGTCGGGGATCAGAGGCTACATCGCACTAGATGTTGGCACCGATGAACCAACAACCAACACAGTGCACAGTCTGATGCTTCTCTTGTTGACATCAAGCCGAGAATGGACGAGGCAGTACTCGGACGAAATTCAACGCTTGATGGTGTATTTATACGGAGGAGGCCGGAAGCCTCCACGAGTTTTTGCTGGGGCAGGCCTGTCTCGATggtctctcgcgctgctcttCATGGCCTTGGAGCAGTGGGACCGGCAGCTGCGGGGTTTGGGAGAGCAGAGCGTGATGATGGAGGTGCAAGCGCGTGAGCCCTCTGAAATCGATGGAGTTCCACTGATAGATGACTCATTTGGCGCCGATCGTAGGGGCCCGACAGAGCGAGTCATTGGTTGGAAAGAGTTAGAGAAGAAGATAGTCGATCGGAGGGCGGATAGGAGCGCAGACAGTGATGTCCTTGCGCGTCCGACTGCGGCCCATGTCGTTGTTTTGGCGATAGGCAGAGGCATGGCTTTCGTCTCGACATTTTCTGACTTCGTGCCTAGCCGGCCTCTCCTATATCCATCCTACGAGGGGTGCCTGGTTCAGAAAAGATACCATTTGTTTGACTCCCACCAAGGATATTGCAAAGATCAACCCACTCTAGTGGTGAGGTCGGGAGATCGGGTCTGCGTGTCTATAACTGTGACTTTCAAGAGTCCGGCCAA ACTATTGACTGTTCGCGATCTGCTACCAGCAGGCTTGGAACCGCTagacgacgctgcagagggaTTTTTCTCCCAAAGTCTTAGTCTGATGGAGCATGATCAGTCAAGCCATAGTGATGTGTCCACAACCTTTTTAGAAGGCCAGTGCAGGAAACGCATTAGTGGCCAGTCGCTTGAGTGGGTTTGCCAGTCGCTGTGTCCTGGAACTCACAATTTCGCAGTACTGGCGCTGGCAAATATCCCGGGTTTTTATGCCGTTTCACTGGCAAATGCAGTAGTTCATGTAGCTTCCCGTCATTCTCTCGCAGCTGGCCAGGCTGAACATATGAATATCCCACGTACTTTGCTGGGGACAAGCGGTGCCGCTGAGAAGGCGTTTGCGGTGCTCCCGTTGAACTACAGATCAGAAGATGAATTTGGCAAcaaaggcgaagaaaaccCTTTTACAGCGGCGGGATTACCCACGGTACGTGTGTGTCTATCAGCGCCTGCGCTAATTGCTTCTTCTGGCATTGGATGA
- a CDS encoding hypothetical protein (encoded by transcript BESB_021760) codes for MGPQIRGLPTVVGAGGLLFSVLCLFFGPPVEAEDVTPVQPASGLRHSGASYVSPEPPKPGSNPRDILSSALSELVITLKGYSSQDLQGPLNGVGASEQATSLFNVASNKLTAEDNRASEDNDASSSATSTPSQNRSAHDGLDASNLPCSSPAPKALRLPSHGDVPVFSVYNCSLLPSPVDAGLQGFEPHFRLLSLYPVSTNTKFVLKGLQPLLATFSIPVVPLGGPLSSDSDKPEKAAFSVQANNSLGTIPGRGYWMTPKVYRFQPFNAWPTDLEVVVKLNGDLRSLSGKLIDRADPYWIRNNVREFKTARLVARVRSVTSKLASGFTDGKWSATLSNSADPFSSHLEIPPDGQVLITFNAPVDLANLNDERLHLRLLAVAHFRPGVGMQEDQYFYVDYDARQCSDAEIDGLVARGTDTASGSTDQGGRSPEEIVCCAVLFFSREPLRTGEEYELLMRKRTRYNKLSGPTGLRKKGAVAPPDAAPIQVLRPTTLSASSASVFSRFLTSMGENPYEETLTSQDSQEDDMDDEDEDAEDEDAGEDHVADESVGGESAQSRDQSGGDSGLVYTETTLNIRHFDKIGEGSFGIQLTGLRPFKFFGTGSSSFRSMPTVRYRRLTFLLPHSLNGYQPSRRLWEKTRSLSLGSSAGRVGGERL; via the exons ATGGGGCCTCAGATTCGTGGTCTTCCAACCGTGGTGGGTGCAGGGGGTctgcttttttctgttttgtGCTTGTTCTTCGGGCCCCCAgtcgaggcagaggacgTTACACCGGTTCAGCCGGCTTCCGGTCTGCGACACTCGGGAGCGAGTTATGTTAGTCCCGAACCTCCGAAACCCGGTAGCAACCCCAGGGATATTCTTTCCAGTGCTTTGTCAGAATTGGTAATCACTCTCAAAGGATATTCTTCACAGGATCTGCAGGGTCCGCTAAACGGAGTCGGTGCTTCCGAACAGGCTACGTCATTGTTTAACGTAGCTTCGAACAAACTCACCGCCGAGGACAACCGCGCTTCAGAAGACAATGATGCATCTTCGTCAGCAACATCCACTCCGTCACAGAACCGAAGCGCCCACGACGGACTGGATGCCTCGAATCTTCCTTGCTCCTCACCAGCACCAAAGGCGTTGCGCCTTCCGTCGCACGGCGATGTGCCTGTTTTTTCAGTATATAACTGTTCCCTTTTACCGTCTCCTGTTGATGCTGGCCTCCAGGGGTTTGAACCGCATTTTAGACTGCTTTCTCTATATCCGGTTAGCACAAACACGAAGTTTGTTCTGAAGGGGCTGCAGCCTCTTCTAGCGACCTTCTCCATTCCCGTCGTTCCTCTGGGAGGACCTCTCTCGTCTGATAGTGATAAGCCGGAAAAGGCGGCGTTTTCCGTACAGGCTAACAATTCCCTTGGCACTATACCTGGGAGAGGTTACTGGATGACTCCCAAAGTATATCGCTTTCAGCCCTTTAATGCGTGGCCCACAGACCTTGAAGTCGTCGTGAAATTGAACGGCGATCTGAGGTCACTAAGCGGAAAGCTTATTGACAGGGCGGATCCGTACTGGATTCGCAATAATGTGCGCGAATTTAAGACTGCGCGACTCGTCGCTCGTGTTCGTTCCGTGACCTCCAAGCTTGCCTCGGGCTTCACAGATGGGAAATGGTCGGCAACTCTGAGCAATAGTGCCGACCCCTTTTCGAGTCATCTGGAAATTCCCCCAGATGGACAGGTCCTTATCACATTCAATGCACCTGTTGACTTGGCGAACTTGAATGACGAGCGACTTCACCTTCGATTGCTCGCAGTTGCTCATTTCCGCCCCGGCGTGGGCATGCAAGAAGACCAGTACTTTTATGTTGACTACGACGCGAGACAATGCAGTGATGCCGAAATCGATGGCTTGGTGGCGAGAGGAACAGACACCGCTTCGGGCAGCACTGATCAAGGTGGACGTTCTCCTGAAGAAATTGTATGTTGCGCGGTTTTGTTTTTCAGTCGGGAACCCCTACGCACTGGCGAAGAGTACGAGCTACTGATGAGGAAAAGAACCAG GTATAATAAGCTCAGCGGACCCACAGGCCTAAGAAAGAAAGGGGCGGTGGCGCCTCCTGATGCTGCGCCGATCCAGGTTCTCCGTCCTACTACGCTGTCAGCGAGCTCAGCTTCTGTTTTCTCCCGCTTTCTTACATCAATGGGGGAGAACCCATATGAAGAGACTTTAACCTCTCAGGACTCCCAGGAAGATGATATGGATGATGAAGATGAGGACGCTGAAGACGAAGATGCAGGCGAAGACCATGTGGCTGACGAATCTGTAGGCGGAGAGTCGGCTCAGTCACGAGACCAGTCCGGAGGTGACAGCGGGTTGGTGTACACCGAGACGACACTCAACATCCGCCACTTCGACAAGATTGGGGAAGGTTCGTTTGGAATTCAGCTGACCGGCTTGCGCCCATTCAAATTTTTCGGCACTGGAAGTTCGTCCTTCCGCAGTATGCCGACAGTACGATATCGTCGCCTCACCTTTCTGCTCCCTCATAGCCTGAATGGCTACCAACCCAGTCGTCGCTTGTGGGAGAAGACGCGTTCTTTATCATTAGGAAGCTCTGCAGGGCGTGTGGGGGGGGAAAGGCTGTAG
- a CDS encoding hypothetical protein (encoded by transcript BESB_021770): protein MGATRCWTRWVWVVVALASSMYLLSPESLQARLVAADKAAAARKGAASREAATAAPARGPSRVAAAKKEALAGPPFWQKLKHRVRRFAVPLGIAAFMATVLTAGWYFYFARRRGPSREPASPPPHSPTPSEQAVDFDQLIRILTEGRSGRGSSQGGSPEHWLLPLTAFSDDGGDTGPPGETHPEAGEAPESPPSPPAPPSVPGEQPGAWPSPLPGADPTLRAAAVGSADTGGPDDGERSASPGPPTPPHPSVPGGYPLGLRREASSEEVPQPRGDTSSRSSASASDSGNDEGDSNDGSHHTP, encoded by the coding sequence ATGGGGGCCACTCGATGTTGGACCCGCTGGGTGTGGGTCGTGGTGGCCTTGGCGTCCTCGATGTATTTGCTATCGCCGGAGAGCCTCCAGGCGAGACTCGTGGCCGCCGACAAAGCCGCTGCGGCACGCAAGGGGGCGGCGAGTCGCGAGGCGGCCACGGCTGCACCGGCACGCGGACCCTCCAGGGTCGCAGCTGCCAAGAAAGAGGCGCTCGCAGGGCCGCCCTTCTGGCAGAAACTCAAGCACAGAGTTCGGCGGTTCGCGGTGCCTCTCGGGATAGCGGCTTTCATGGCCACCGTTCTCACCGCAGGCTGGTATTTTTACTTCGCACGGCGCCGGGGCCCCAGCAGAGAaccagcgtcgccgccgccccatTCCCCTACCCCTTCGGAGCAGGCCGTGGACTTTGACCAGCTCATTCGCATATTGACGGAAGGCCGGAGCGGGAGAGGCTCCTCGCAGGGTGGCAGCCCAGAACACTGGTTACTGCCACTCACGGCGTTCAGCGACGATGGAGGTGACACGGGGCCGCCTGGCGAAACCCACCCAGAAGCGGGTGAGGCGCCTGAAagtccgccgtcgccccccgcgccccctTCAGTGCCCGGAGAGCAACCCGGGGCGtggccgtcgcctctgcccGGCGCAGACCCCACCTTACGGGCAGCCGCCGTGGGTTCGGCAGACACCGGTGGCCCAGATGACGGAGAGCGTAGTGCGTCGCCTGGCCCTCCGACACCGCCACACCCCAGTGTCCCCGGTGGCTACCCCTTGGggctgcgcagagaagcaTCCAGCGAGGAAGTCCCCCAACCTAGGGGTGACACGAGCAGCCGCTCATCAGCGAGCGCCAGTGACTCCGGAAATGACGAAGGCGACTCCAACGATGGCAGCCATCACACGCCCTAG